The following coding sequences are from one Eucalyptus grandis isolate ANBG69807.140 chromosome 11, ASM1654582v1, whole genome shotgun sequence window:
- the LOC104424997 gene encoding protein LIGHT-DEPENDENT SHORT HYPOCOTYLS 10, producing MSSERGKDPVEGSSRSPGSDSPATPSRYESQKRRDWNAFIQYLKNQRPPVPLSQCNYTHVLEFLRYLDQFGKTKVHIQGCIFYGQPEPPAPCTCPLRQAWGSLDALIGRLRAAYEENGGTPETNPFASGAIRVYLREVRDCQSKARGIPYKKKKKPTNQTKGTEESSSGPVHFS from the exons atgtCGAGTGAAAGGGGGAAGGACCCTGTTGAAGGGTCGTCGAGATCTCCCGGTAGCGATTCGCCGGCGACACCGAGCCGGTATGAGTCCCAGAAAAGAAGAGATTGGAATGCCTTCATTCAGTACCTGAAGAACCAAAGGCCACCAGTTCCACTCTCGCAGTGCAACTACACTCATGTTCTCGAATTCCTCCGCTATCTCGATCAGTTCG GCAAGACTAAAGTTCACATCCAAGGATGCATCTTCTACGGGCAGCCGGAGCCACCGGCTCCATGCACATGCCCGCTCAGGCAAGCCTGGGGAAGCCTTGATGCGCTCATCGGGAGGCTCCGAGCCGCCTACGAAGAGAACGGAGGGACCCCAGAAACAAACCCCTTCGCTAGCGGTGCCATCCGAGTTTATCTCCGGGAAGTGAGGGATTGCCAATCTAAGGCAAGGGGGATTCcatataagaagaagaagaagccgacGAATCAAACCAAGGGGACTGAAGAATCGAGCTCCGGCCCCGTGCACTTCTCTTGA